From the Quercus lobata isolate SW786 chromosome 6, ValleyOak3.0 Primary Assembly, whole genome shotgun sequence genome, one window contains:
- the LOC115994525 gene encoding calmodulin-binding transcription activator 2-like isoform X4: protein MEGNRTNDSCIKETKEAFPYFQETEPNSEMDGYVSSCFHPNNSQVTSQTIDITGLNSAQALEHMDAESVCNHQASSGFHLSFEFQQPMVEKMNPGLSDPFLPASIPNYYQGEFSTVLGVDFGSLAQADKAKYSNNMRQILDSPPSDDDLGNGTSGNQAVPFWPSFPETQPDTNGFLLERENLVLRQHFTSNFVERWEFSSHPQIQNEWQTSEGKWPLNQNVHAESEYGATSLFHEQDVNLDEQFNFQKSCLLQTDNQEIHPMQNNLQVQLSDADHGCKTALEGKIDFAILNQWMMSDEVECLFKHNKYADTTDNYSGKVSGIFLLRFEKLLSLTSVCPPSADFISVSKKSEVRSKISSLLEGEDEERDQMLNVIINQKKEWHQILELASEKDFSSKKVQEKLLKKLLKEKLHVWLLQKEAEDGKGPSVLDEGGQGVLHLAASLGYDWALEPTIIAGVSVNFRDVNGWTALHWAAFCGRERTVAFLVSLGADPAALVDPCSKYPSGRTAADLASANGHKGIAGYLAESHLNSHLSSLTLETGEGNAAGISGAKAVETVSEQSATPVSDGDLPYSLKDSLAAVCNASQAFARIHEDYRVKSFQKKQLKEYGDDKFGMSDAQALSLLALRTNKSRKHDLPVHAAAIRIQSKFRSWKGRREFLIIKQRMVEIQAQARQHQVRKNYIKIIWSVGIVEKVILRWKRKSGGLRGFKAEALAEGHKMQDKSSEDDYDFLKEGRKQTEERLQKAHATVKSMAQSAEARDQYHRLLNVLTNIQGSMVVGDGVPSSSDEMADYNDLIDIEAFLDEGTNMPSA from the exons ATGGAG GGCAATAGGACAAATGATAGCTGTATTAAAGAGACTAAAGAAGCTTTTCCCTATTTCCAAGAAACTGAACCCAATTCGGAGATGGATGGCTATGTGTCCTCTTGTTTTCATCCGAATAATTCCCAAGTAACTTCACAAACTATAGATATAACAGGCCTCAACAGTGCTCAGGCATTAGAACACATGGATGCTGAATCAG TCTGTAATCACCAAGCAAGTTCTGGATTCCATTTGTCCTTCGAATTCCAACAACCCATGGTGGAGAAGATGAATCCTGGACTCTCTGATCCTTTTCTGCCTGCATCAATTCCAA ATTATTATCAAGGAGAATTCTCAACCGTTTTGGGGGTGGATTTTGGCTCACTTGCTCAAGCAGATAAAGCAAAATACAGCaacaatatgaggcaaatccTTGATTCTCCACCGTCAGATGATGACTTGGGAAATGGTACTTCTGGCAATCAAGCTGTGCCATTTTGGCCATCATTTCCTGAAACACAACCTGATACCAATGGATTCCTTCTTGAACGAGAAAATCTGGTACTAAGGCAGCATTTCACCAGCAACTTTGTTGAGAGATGGGAATTCAGTAGTCACCCTCAAATCCAAAATGAGTGGCAG ACTTCTGAAGGTAAATGGCCCTTAAATCAGAATGTGCATGCAGAATCAGAGTATGGTGCCACTTCTTTGTTTCATGAACAAGATGTTAATTTGGATGAACAATTCAACTTTCAGAAGTCTTGCCTTCTACAGACTGATAATCAAGAAATTCATCCTATGCAAAATAACCTTCAAGTACAGCTTTCAGATGCAGATCATGGATGCAAAACGGCCCTAGAGGGAAAAATAGATTTTGCCATTTTAAACCAAtggatgatgagtgatgaaGTTGAATGCCTATTCAAACATAATAAATATGCAGATACTACAGATAATTATAGTGGCAAAGTGAGTGGTATTTTTCTTTTGCGATTTGAAAAACTATTGTCTCTGACCTCTGTCTGCCCTCCAAGTGCTGATTTCATTAGTGTGAGCAAGAAATCTGAAGTAAGGAGTAAAATCAGTTCATTGTTAGAAGGGGAAGATGAAGAAAGGGATCAAATGCTAAATGTTATTattaatcaaaaaaaagaatggcATCAAATATTAGAGCTTGCTTCTGAGAAGGATTTCTCTTCTAAAAAAGTACAGGAAAAGCTCCTTAAAAAGCTACTGAAAGAGAAGTTGCATGTATGGCTCCTTCAGAAAGAAGCAGAAGATGGAAAAGGCCCTTCTGTATTAGATGAGGGTGGCCAAGGTGTGCTACATTTAGCAGCTTCTCTTGGCTATGATTGGGCCCTAGAACCAACTATTATTGCAGGTGTCAGTGTCAATTTCCGTGATGTGAATGGATGGACTGCACTTCATTGGGCAGCATTTTGTGGCAG AGAGCGCACAGTTGCTTTCCTTGTCTCTCTTGGTGCGGATCCTGCTGCATTAGTTGATCCATGTTCCAAATATCCTTCAGGCAGAACAGCTGCTGACCTAGCTTCTGCCAATGGACACAAAGGAATTGCTGGTTATCTTGCAGAATCTCATCTGAACAGCCACCTTTCATCTCTTACGCTGGAAACTGGGGAAGGCAATGCTGCAGGGATTTCTGGAGCAAAAGCAGTAGAAACAGTTTCAGAACAAAGTGCAACTCCAGTCAGTGATGGGGATTTACCATATTCATTGAAGGATTCATTAGCTGCTGTCTGTAATGCCAGCCAAGCTTTTGCTCGTATTCATGAAGATTACAGGGTGAAGTCCTTTCAAAAAAAGCAGTTAAAAGAGTATGGTGATGATAAATTTGGAATGTCAGATGCACAAGCTCTTTCACTTCTTGCTCTTAGGACAAACAAATCAAGAAAACATGATCTACCTGTGCATGCTGCTGCAATCCGGATACAAAGTAAGTTCCGCAGCTGGAAGGGTAGAAGAGAATTTTTGATAATCAAGCAGAGAATGGTTGAAATTCAG GCACAAGCAAGACAACACCAGGTCAGGAAGAACTATATAAAAATTATCTGGTCAGTAGGGATTGTAGAAAAGGTAATTTTGCGTTGGAAACGAAAAAGTGGTGGCTTGCGTGGGTTTAAAGCAGAAGCACTTGCTGAGGGCCACAAAATGCAAGATAAATCTTCAGAGGATGACTATGACTTCCTGAAAGAAGGCCGAAAGCAAACAGAAGAGAGGCTGCAAAAAGCACATGCTACAGTGAAGTCCATGGCTCAGTCTGCAGAGGCAAGAGATCAATACCATAGGCTGCTGAACGTTCTGACTAATATTCAGGGATCCATG GTTGTGGGTGATGGGGTTCCAAGCAGTTCAGATGAAATGGCTGATTATAATGACCTGATTGATATTGAAGCATTCCTGGATGAAGGCACTAACATGCCTTCAGCCTGA
- the LOC115994791 gene encoding ubiquitin carboxyl-terminal hydrolase 3 has protein sequence MGAAGSKLEKALGDQFPEGERYFGLENFGNTCYCNSVLQALYFCVPFREQLLDYYANNKSIGDVEENLLTCLADLFSQISSQKKKTGVIAPKRFVQRLKKQNELFRSYMHQDAHEFLNFLLNELVDILEKEAQVVKSDPETSSPSDKIANGPKNAQANGALKEPLVTWVHKNFQGILTNETRCLRCETVTARDETFFDLSLDIEQNSSITSCLKNFSSTETLNAEDKFFCDKCCSLQEAQKRMKIKKPPHILVIHLKRFKYIEQLGRYKKLSYRVVFPLELKLSNTMEDADSEYSLFAVVVHVGSGPNHGHYVSLVKSHNHWLFFDDENVEMIDESAVQTFFGSAQEYSSNTDHGYILFYECLGSTSNKS, from the exons ATGGGTGCTGCGGGCTCGAAGCTCGAGAAAGCTCTCGGAGACCAGTTCCCTGAAGGCGAGCGCTACTTCGGTCTCGAAAATTTCGGCAACACTTGCTATTGCAACAGCGTTTTGCAG GCACTTTACTTTTGTGTCCCATTTCGCGAGCAACTTCTGGATTATTATGCAAATAACAAAAGCATTGGTGATGTGGAAGAAAATCTGTTAACATGCTTGGCAGACCTATTTTCACAG ATAAGttctcagaagaagaaaacaggcGTGATTGCTCCAAAGCGCTTTGTACAGAgattgaagaaacaaaatgaGCTTTTCCGTAGCTATATGCACCAG gaTGCCCatgagtttttgaattttttgctgaatgaaCTTGTTGACATACTGGAGAAAGAGGCCCAAGTTGTGAAAAGTGATCCAGAAACTTCATCACCTTCTGATAAAATTGCAAATGGGCCAAAGAATGCACAGGCTAATGGTGCTCTAAAGGAGCCTTTAGTTACCTGGGTGCACAAAAATTTTCAG GGAATACTCACCAATGAAACAAGGTGCCTGCGATGTGAGACAGTGACAGCAAGGGATGAAACTTTTTTTGACTTGAGCCTCGATATTGAACAGAATAGTTCAATTACAAGTTGTTTGAAAAACTTCAGCTCAACAGAGACATTGAATGCCGAGGACAAATTTTTCTGTGACAAATGCTGTAG TTTGCAAGAAGCACAGAAGAGGATGAAGATAAAGAAACCACCTCACATTTTAGTCATCCATCTGAAGCGGTTCAAATACATTGAGCAGCTGGGTCGGTACAAGAAACTGTCATACCGGGTTGTCTTCCCACTTGAGCTGAAGCTGAGCAACACAATGGAAGATGCAGATTCTGAGTATTCCCTGTTTGCAGTAGTTGTTCATGTTGGAAGTGGGCCCAACCATGGACACTATGTAAGCCTTGTGAAAAGCCATAACCATTGGTTGTTTTTCGATGATGAAAACGTGGAGATGATTGATGAGTCCGCTGTGCAGACATTCTTTGGGTCAGCGCAGGAATATTCGAGTAATACAGACCATGGGTACATTTTATTCTATGAGTGCCTGGGCAGCACCAGTAACAAGAGCTGA
- the LOC115950510 gene encoding 50S ribosomal protein L29, chloroplastic, producing MLSLSIASPSTIIFSPKPHIPIPKSSSSSSFNGVKIQKHIHVPPQRVSFSPSSSVVMMSKRLDEMKEIRTKTTEEINEEVVDLKGELLMLRLQKSARNEFKSSEFGRMRKRIARMLTVKRERELEEGINKRLSRKLDRQWKKSIVVRPPPSLKKLQEEEAAAEAEKPA from the exons ATGTTGAGTCTCTCAATTGCCTCACCTTCAACCATCATCTTCTCTCCAAAACCCCACATTCCAATCCCCAaatcctcttcctcctcctcattCAATGGCGTTAAGATCCAAAAGCACATTCACGTGCCTCCCCAGAGGGTCTCCTTCTCTCCATCGTCATCGGTAGTGATGATGTCGAAGCGGTTGgatgaaatgaaagaaataaggACCAAAACCACTGAAGAAATCAACGAGGAGGTAGTGGACCTCAAGGGCGAGCTCCTCATGCTTCGCCTCCAGAAGTCCGCACGCAACGAGTTCAAGTCCAGCGAGTTCGGTCGCATGCGCAAAAGG ATTGCTCGTATGCTTACTGTTAAACGGGAAAGAGAGCTCGAGGAGGGAATCAACAAGAGGTTGTCAAGAAAGTTGGACCGACAATGGAAGAAAAGCATTGTTGTCAGACCACCACCTTCTTTGAagaagttgcaagaagaagaagcagctgCAGAAGCTGAGAAACCTGCATGA